A region from the Lysobacter sp. BMK333-48F3 genome encodes:
- a CDS encoding response regulator has translation MQSQNLRHFDSAAPRVMVVDGSKLVRKLIADVLLRELPNLRLVQCGNIIEAKLALDHGEVDLVTTALVLPDGDGIALARAVREAAGQAYVPVIVVSSDAQSHLEARRFTEDVTDYFDKSLGPAALAAFIRGYVQPQPIPGARVLYVEDSRVVAVATKRMLERHALQVLHFIGVEEALEHLEAHRASGRDGGDAGADLVLTDVYLKGELGGKDLLARLRGDFGYGKRRLPVLVMTGDANRDNQSELLRAGANDLVLKPIEERLLVTKTLFQLRLSRLSEPSAVLPA, from the coding sequence ATGCAAAGCCAGAATCTGCGACATTTCGATAGCGCCGCACCGCGGGTGATGGTGGTCGACGGCTCCAAGCTGGTGCGCAAGCTGATCGCCGACGTGCTGTTGCGCGAGCTGCCCAACCTGCGCCTGGTCCAGTGCGGCAACATCATCGAGGCCAAGCTGGCGCTGGATCACGGCGAGGTCGACCTGGTCACCACCGCCCTGGTGCTGCCCGACGGCGACGGCATCGCCCTGGCGCGCGCGGTGCGCGAAGCCGCAGGCCAGGCCTACGTGCCGGTGATCGTGGTCTCCAGCGACGCCCAGTCGCACCTGGAGGCGCGCCGCTTCACCGAAGACGTAACCGACTATTTCGACAAGTCGCTCGGCCCGGCCGCGCTGGCCGCCTTCATCCGCGGCTACGTCCAGCCGCAGCCGATTCCCGGCGCGCGCGTGCTCTACGTCGAGGACAGCCGGGTGGTGGCGGTGGCGACCAAGCGCATGCTCGAGCGGCATGCGCTGCAGGTGCTGCACTTCATCGGCGTGGAAGAGGCGCTGGAGCACCTGGAAGCGCATCGCGCCAGCGGCCGCGACGGCGGCGACGCCGGCGCCGACCTGGTGCTGACCGACGTCTATCTGAAGGGCGAACTCGGCGGCAAGGACCTGCTGGCGCGCCTGCGCGGCGACTTCGGCTACGGCAAGCGCCGCCTGCCGGTGCTGGTGATGACCGGCGACGCCAACCGCGACAACCAGAGCGAGCTGCTGCGCGCCGGCGCCAACGACCTGGTGCTCAAGCCGATCGAAGAACGCCTGCTGGTGACCAAGACCCTGTTCCAGCTGCGCCTGTCGCGGCTGTCCGAGCCCAGCGCGGTGCTGCCGGCATGA
- a CDS encoding response regulator transcription factor, whose product MRLLVVEDNRNLVANLFDYFEARGHTLDAAPDGPTGLHLAVTQRYDAIVLDWMLPRLDGREVLRCLREQAGADVPVLMLTARDELPDKIAGFRAGADDYLTKPFALPELEVRLEALLARAVGRNRSKLLQVADLKLDLTTLEVSRGGRVVHLYPACRKLLEVLLQSSPGAVTRERLEQALWGDDPPDGDMLRSHVYELRRAIDGPYPVKLIQTLPRIGYRLAVPTPSAVADSDD is encoded by the coding sequence ATGCGCCTGCTGGTGGTCGAAGACAATCGCAATCTGGTCGCCAACCTCTTCGACTACTTCGAAGCGCGCGGCCACACCCTGGACGCCGCACCCGACGGCCCGACCGGCCTGCACCTGGCGGTGACCCAGCGCTACGACGCGATCGTGCTCGACTGGATGCTGCCGCGCCTGGACGGCCGCGAAGTGCTGCGCTGCCTGCGCGAACAGGCCGGCGCGGACGTGCCGGTGCTGATGCTGACCGCGCGCGACGAACTGCCGGACAAGATCGCCGGCTTCCGCGCCGGCGCGGACGACTACCTGACCAAGCCCTTCGCCCTGCCCGAACTGGAAGTCCGGCTGGAAGCGCTGCTGGCGCGCGCCGTCGGCCGCAACCGCAGCAAGCTGCTGCAGGTCGCCGACCTCAAGCTCGACCTGACCACCCTGGAAGTCAGCCGCGGCGGCCGCGTGGTGCACCTGTATCCGGCCTGCCGCAAGCTGCTGGAAGTGCTGCTGCAGTCCAGCCCGGGCGCGGTCACCCGCGAACGCCTGGAGCAGGCGCTGTGGGGCGACGATCCGCCCGACGGCGACATGCTGCGCTCGCATGTCTACGAACTGCGGCGCGCGATCGACGGCCCCTATCCGGTCAAGCTGATCCAGACCTTGCCGCGGATCGGCTACCGCCTCGCCGTACCCACTCCCAGCGCGGTGGCCGACAGCGATGACTGA
- the ung gene encoding uracil-DNA glycosylase, with translation MSDGDRDIKLDPSWKARIGDWFGREDMQSLSRFLRERKNAGARIFPPGPQIFSAFDATPFEQVKVVVLGQDPYHGYGQAHGLCFSVQPGVAVPPSLDNIFKEIQRDLGIARPGHGCLLPWARRGVLLLNAVLTVEEGRAGAHQGKGWEGFTDHVVDVLNREREGLVFLLWGSYAQAKGKVIDPRRHRVLKAPHPSPLSAHRGFIGCGHFSAANEYLARQGLAPIDWTLPPREQL, from the coding sequence ATGAGCGACGGCGATCGCGACATCAAGCTCGACCCGTCGTGGAAGGCGCGCATCGGCGACTGGTTCGGGCGCGAGGACATGCAGTCGCTGTCGCGCTTCCTGCGCGAACGCAAGAACGCCGGCGCGCGGATCTTCCCGCCCGGGCCGCAGATTTTCTCCGCCTTCGACGCGACCCCGTTCGAGCAGGTCAAGGTGGTGGTGCTGGGCCAGGACCCGTACCACGGCTACGGCCAGGCGCACGGGCTGTGCTTCTCGGTGCAGCCGGGCGTAGCGGTGCCGCCGTCGCTGGACAACATCTTCAAGGAGATCCAGCGCGATCTGGGCATCGCCCGGCCCGGTCACGGCTGCCTGCTGCCGTGGGCCCGGCGCGGCGTGCTGCTGCTCAATGCGGTGCTGACGGTCGAGGAAGGCCGCGCCGGCGCGCACCAGGGCAAGGGCTGGGAAGGCTTCACCGACCACGTCGTCGACGTGCTCAATCGCGAACGCGAAGGGCTGGTGTTCCTGCTCTGGGGCAGCTACGCCCAGGCCAAGGGCAAGGTCATCGACCCGCGCCGCCATCGCGTGCTCAAGGCGCCGCATCCCTCGCCCTTGTCGGCGCACCGCGGTTTCATCGGCTGCGGCCATTTCTCCGCCGCCAACGAGTATCTGGCGCGCCAGGGGCTGGCGCCGATCGACTGGACCCTGCCGCCACGCGAGCAGCTGTAG
- a CDS encoding tautomerase family protein, translating into MPHIALQISAAPDAELARAAAALVADLTVEVLGKPRELVAVAIQFVDRGHWFIDGRSLLEHQRSAYHLDISITDETNTKAEKARYLQRMHAGLSALLGDAHDTSYIHIIDARAAAYGYGGLSQEQRYQTARQRAEG; encoded by the coding sequence ATGCCGCACATCGCCCTGCAGATTTCCGCCGCGCCCGACGCCGAACTGGCGCGCGCCGCCGCGGCCTTGGTCGCCGACCTCACCGTCGAGGTGCTCGGCAAGCCGCGCGAGCTGGTCGCCGTCGCGATCCAGTTCGTCGATCGCGGCCATTGGTTCATCGACGGGCGCAGCCTGCTCGAACACCAGCGCAGCGCCTATCACCTGGACATCAGCATCACCGACGAGACCAACACCAAGGCCGAGAAAGCGCGCTATCTGCAGCGCATGCATGCCGGCCTGTCGGCCCTGCTCGGCGACGCGCACGACACGTCCTACATCCACATCATCGATGCGCGCGCGGCCGCTTACGGCTACGGCGGGCTGAGCCAGGAGCAGCGTTACCAAACCGCACGCCAACGCGCCGAAGGCTGA
- a CDS encoding HipA family kinase, translated as MLRTVSATRYVTPLREGGSLPAVVEADDDGLYVMKFRGAGQGRKALIAEIVAGEIARRLDLPVPEIVLAELDPELARTEPDPEIQHLIRESAGLNLALDYLPGSVNYDPLVDAPPAALASRIVWFDALTTNVDRTARNTNMLLWHRRLTLIDHGAALYFHHDWANAAGAAASRFAPVKDHVLLPFAAALAEADAELAPKLTPALIEEVVALLPDAWLEDEPGFADAQAHRRAYADYLQRRVQAPRAFVEEAIHARSLAV; from the coding sequence GTGCTCAGAACCGTTTCCGCCACCCGCTACGTTACCCCGCTGCGCGAAGGCGGCTCGCTGCCGGCCGTGGTCGAGGCCGACGACGACGGCCTGTACGTGATGAAGTTCCGCGGCGCCGGCCAGGGCCGCAAGGCGTTGATCGCCGAGATCGTCGCCGGCGAGATCGCGCGCCGGCTGGATCTGCCGGTGCCGGAGATCGTGCTCGCCGAACTCGACCCGGAACTGGCGCGGACCGAACCCGATCCGGAGATCCAGCACCTGATCCGCGAGAGCGCCGGGCTCAACCTGGCCCTCGACTACCTGCCCGGCTCGGTCAACTACGACCCGCTGGTCGATGCGCCGCCGGCCGCGCTGGCCTCGCGCATCGTCTGGTTCGACGCCCTGACCACCAACGTCGACCGCACCGCGCGCAACACCAACATGCTGCTGTGGCATCGCCGCCTGACCCTGATCGATCACGGCGCGGCGCTGTACTTCCACCACGACTGGGCCAACGCCGCCGGCGCCGCCGCCAGCCGTTTCGCGCCGGTCAAGGACCACGTGCTGCTGCCGTTCGCGGCCGCCCTGGCCGAGGCCGACGCCGAACTCGCGCCGAAGCTCACCCCGGCGCTGATCGAGGAGGTGGTGGCCTTGCTGCCGGACGCCTGGCTCGAGGACGAGCCCGGCTTCGCCGACGCCCAGGCCCATCGCCGCGCCTACGCCGACTATCTCCAGCGCCGCGTGCAGGCGCCGCGCGCATTCGTCGAGGAGGCGATCCATGCCCGCTCGCTCGCTGTATGA
- a CDS encoding phosphoethanolamine--lipid A transferase, translating to MSVVAGSASRWPARLGLRPQARVETVALAASMFFASFANGAFWRAAAAAGAFDGARGLWVGACVYVAIVAVTFVLLAGLLNRWTLKPLLTALLLVTAAATHFMGQYGVYLDPGMIRNVLQSDGRESGELLSLGLLPPLLLFGVLPSLLLWRVRVIEQAWSRALWSRLAAMAAALVLAMLALLGAFQDISALMRNHKEMRHLVTPANYLVSLARVAFDDSASKVRGRAPIGTDARVAARPAGSKPRLLLIVVGETARAQNWGLNGYARQTTPELARIGPVNFPDVTACGSSTEVSVPCMFSPYGRRNYDKRRIQGSESLLNVLEYAGIPTLWRDNQTGCKNVCKGLAFESFEHDADPDYCNAQGCSDLVMLRGLRERLAAQTGDAVVVLHQLGNHGPSYYRRYPPRLRRFAPTCDTNELGRCSREQIVNAYDNALLATDEFLARSIRALAEDGSRDTALIYVSDHGESLGENGLYLHGLPYAIAPRTQTRVPMTMWFSPGFAASRGLDLQCLRREALRPASHDNLFHSVLGLMQVRTSVYARELDLFAPCAPA from the coding sequence ATGAGCGTCGTCGCTGGCTCCGCGTCGCGCTGGCCGGCCCGGCTCGGCCTGCGGCCGCAAGCCCGGGTCGAAACCGTGGCGCTGGCCGCCAGCATGTTCTTCGCCAGTTTCGCCAACGGCGCGTTCTGGCGCGCCGCCGCGGCCGCGGGCGCGTTCGACGGCGCGCGCGGGCTGTGGGTCGGCGCCTGCGTCTATGTCGCGATCGTGGCGGTCACCTTCGTCCTGCTCGCCGGCCTGCTCAATCGCTGGACGCTGAAGCCGCTGTTGACGGCGCTGCTGCTGGTTACCGCGGCGGCAACCCATTTCATGGGCCAGTACGGGGTCTACCTGGACCCCGGCATGATCCGCAACGTGCTGCAGTCCGACGGCCGCGAGTCAGGCGAATTGCTCAGCCTGGGGTTGTTGCCGCCGCTGCTGCTGTTCGGGGTATTGCCGTCGCTGTTGCTGTGGCGGGTGCGGGTGATCGAGCAAGCCTGGTCGCGGGCATTGTGGAGCCGCCTGGCCGCGATGGCCGCGGCGCTGGTGTTGGCGATGCTGGCCCTGCTCGGCGCGTTCCAGGACATCTCGGCCTTGATGCGCAATCACAAGGAAATGCGCCACCTGGTGACGCCGGCCAACTACCTGGTGTCGCTGGCCCGGGTCGCCTTCGACGACTCGGCCTCCAAAGTGCGCGGCCGCGCGCCGATCGGCACCGATGCGCGCGTCGCCGCACGTCCGGCCGGCAGCAAGCCGCGCTTGCTGCTGATCGTGGTCGGCGAGACCGCGCGTGCGCAGAACTGGGGGCTCAACGGTTATGCCCGCCAGACCACGCCGGAGCTGGCCCGGATCGGTCCGGTCAATTTCCCCGACGTCACCGCCTGCGGCAGCAGCACCGAGGTGTCGGTGCCGTGCATGTTCTCGCCGTACGGACGGCGCAACTACGACAAGCGCCGGATCCAGGGCAGCGAGTCCTTGCTCAACGTGCTCGAGTACGCCGGCATACCCACTCTGTGGCGCGACAACCAGACCGGCTGCAAGAACGTGTGCAAGGGCCTGGCCTTCGAATCCTTCGAGCACGATGCCGACCCCGACTACTGCAACGCGCAGGGCTGCTCCGACCTGGTGATGCTGCGCGGCTTGCGCGAACGCCTGGCCGCCCAGACGGGCGATGCGGTGGTGGTGCTGCACCAACTCGGCAACCACGGCCCGAGCTACTACCGGCGCTATCCGCCGCGGCTGCGCCGGTTCGCGCCGACCTGCGACACCAACGAACTCGGCCGCTGCAGCCGCGAGCAGATCGTCAACGCCTACGACAACGCGCTGCTGGCCACCGACGAGTTCCTCGCCCGCAGCATCCGCGCCCTGGCCGAGGACGGCAGCCGCGACACCGCGCTGATCTACGTGTCCGACCACGGCGAGTCGTTGGGCGAGAACGGCCTGTACCTGCACGGCCTGCCGTACGCGATCGCGCCGCGGACCCAGACCCGGGTGCCGATGACGATGTGGTTCTCGCCCGGCTTCGCCGCCTCGCGCGGGCTGGACCTGCAATGCCTGCGCCGCGAAGCGCTGCGTCCGGCCAGCCACGACAACCTGTTCCACTCGGTGCTCGGGCTGATGCAGGTCCGGACTTCGGTCTACGCGCGCGAACTCGACCTGTTCGCGCCCTGCGCTCCGGCTTGA
- a CDS encoding NAD(P)H-dependent oxidoreductase produces MTRLLHLDSSARSDTSERSRYGSHSRRLSERFVRRWREIRPGDEVVYRDVGTAPPSPVTGAWIHAAFTPQDQRLPWMHETLAESDALVDELIAADVIVAGVPMYNFGMPAQFKAWIDNVVRVGRTFGFDRQRQGEPYWPMLAGAGKSLVLLSSRGDVGYGAGERLEAINHVEPGVRTPMRYIGIVDHHGAAIEYDEFGGEGLRASIERAEADVDVLVERLIRQHAPAAAA; encoded by the coding sequence ATGACCCGCCTGCTGCACCTGGATTCCAGCGCCCGCTCCGATACCTCCGAACGCAGCCGCTACGGCTCGCACAGCCGCCGCCTGAGCGAGCGCTTCGTGCGCCGCTGGCGCGAAATCCGTCCCGGCGACGAGGTCGTCTATCGCGACGTCGGTACCGCTCCTCCGTCGCCGGTCACCGGCGCCTGGATCCATGCCGCTTTCACCCCGCAGGACCAGCGCCTGCCGTGGATGCACGAGACCCTGGCCGAGAGCGACGCCCTGGTCGACGAGCTGATCGCCGCCGACGTGATCGTCGCCGGCGTGCCGATGTACAACTTCGGCATGCCGGCCCAGTTCAAGGCCTGGATCGACAACGTGGTGCGGGTCGGCCGCACCTTCGGCTTCGACCGCCAGCGCCAGGGCGAGCCGTACTGGCCGATGCTGGCCGGCGCCGGCAAGAGCCTGGTGCTGCTGAGCTCGCGCGGCGACGTCGGCTACGGCGCCGGCGAACGGCTGGAGGCGATCAACCACGTCGAGCCCGGCGTGCGCACGCCGATGCGCTACATCGGCATCGTCGACCATCACGGCGCGGCGATCGAGTACGACGAATTCGGCGGCGAAGGACTGCGGGCGTCGATCGAGCGCGCCGAGGCCGATGTCGATGTCCTGGTCGAGCGGCTAATCCGCCAGCACGCGCCGGCCGCGGCGGCCTGA
- a CDS encoding DUF3037 domain-containing protein — protein MPARSLYDYAVIRVVPRVEREEFVNVGVLVSCPAAGLLAAGIELDQARLRALDPGVDVEAVRLHLQAIERICRGGRDAGPIGQLPARARFHWLTAKRSSIIQMSAVHTGRCLQAADIVEHLLERMVRTPRT, from the coding sequence ATGCCCGCTCGCTCGCTGTATGACTATGCGGTGATCCGCGTGGTGCCGCGGGTCGAGCGCGAGGAGTTCGTCAACGTCGGCGTGCTGGTGTCCTGCCCGGCGGCCGGCCTGCTCGCGGCCGGCATCGAGCTCGACCAGGCGCGGCTGCGCGCGCTCGACCCCGGCGTCGACGTCGAGGCGGTGCGCCTGCACCTGCAGGCGATCGAGCGCATCTGCCGCGGCGGCCGCGACGCCGGCCCGATCGGCCAGTTGCCGGCGCGCGCGCGCTTCCACTGGCTGACCGCCAAGCGCAGCTCGATCATCCAGATGTCGGCGGTGCATACCGGCCGCTGCCTGCAGGCCGCGGACATCGTCGAGCACCTGCTCGAACGCATGGTGCGCACGCCGCGCACTTGA
- a CDS encoding LysR substrate-binding domain-containing protein, producing MAGFDLEQLKAFVAVADAGSISAGAARVFRSQSAVSEQLQKLERAAGAALLLRSRHGVAPTAAGQRLLGHARQLLALGELALHDVRRELRRTELRLGISDYYRPDDIAGLLRHLTRHCPQLRLQVALGTSAAIARGHAEGAYDAALVMQVDTAGTARASDGALPLRREPLAWVAAAGLDLRGEDQLPLVLLPPECALHRLAMERLRKHRSACRLAHQASGVAGLQAALRAGLGLGCLNASAIGDGLAVAHSPRLPALPDCSFRLILPSSGANAAVREAGAALHAYFA from the coding sequence ATGGCCGGCTTCGACCTGGAACAGCTCAAGGCCTTCGTCGCGGTCGCCGACGCCGGCAGCATCTCCGCCGGCGCGGCGCGGGTGTTCCGCTCGCAATCGGCGGTCAGCGAGCAACTGCAGAAGCTCGAGCGCGCCGCCGGCGCGGCGCTGCTGTTGCGCTCGCGCCACGGCGTGGCGCCCACCGCGGCCGGCCAGCGCCTGCTCGGCCATGCCCGGCAATTGCTCGCGCTGGGCGAGCTGGCCCTGCACGACGTGCGCCGCGAGCTGCGCCGCACCGAACTGCGCCTGGGCATCAGCGACTACTACCGCCCCGACGACATCGCCGGGTTGCTGCGGCATCTGACCCGCCACTGCCCGCAGCTGCGGCTGCAGGTCGCGCTGGGCACCAGCGCGGCGATCGCCCGCGGCCATGCCGAAGGCGCTTACGACGCGGCGCTGGTCATGCAGGTCGACACGGCCGGCACGGCGCGCGCCAGCGACGGCGCGCTGCCGCTGCGGCGCGAGCCCCTGGCCTGGGTCGCCGCCGCGGGCCTGGACCTGCGCGGCGAGGATCAGTTGCCGCTGGTGCTGCTGCCGCCGGAGTGCGCCCTGCATCGGCTGGCGATGGAACGGCTGCGCAAGCATCGCAGCGCCTGCCGCCTGGCCCACCAGGCCAGCGGCGTCGCCGGCCTGCAGGCGGCGCTGCGCGCCGGACTCGGCCTGGGCTGCCTCAATGCCTCGGCGATCGGCGACGGCCTGGCGGTGGCGCATTCGCCGCGCCTGCCCGCGCTGCCGGACTGCAGTTTCCGCCTGATCCTGCCGTCGTCCGGCGCCAATGCCGCGGTGCGCGAAGCCGGCGCCGCCCTGCACGCCTATTTCGCGTAG
- a CDS encoding EcsC family protein — translation MRQDHDRLDDTADAADLARAVALLETPSLTARMTALAGAPIEFGLSKLPGFVNRRIQSIVHGALHKAAAAALWTVKDQPNKASSTKSHKFAAGAVGALGGFFGAAGLAAELPVSTVVMMRAVADIARAEGFSLADPEVQAACVEVFAFGGGSDEDDASASGYYAVRTALAEVGRQELAGLASRRGAQHATHAYAKKQATAWMSKLVDVVATRFGVVVGEKTAAQLVPVIGAATAATMNVLFTNHYQDMARGHFIVKRLERKYGAERVARAYQRQRSDPLPLQAPAKPPAALPPPRGDDAVGE, via the coding sequence ATGCGGCAGGACCACGACAGGCTCGACGACACCGCCGACGCGGCCGATCTGGCGCGCGCGGTGGCGCTGCTGGAAACGCCGTCGCTGACCGCGCGGATGACCGCGCTGGCCGGCGCGCCGATCGAGTTCGGCCTGTCCAAGCTGCCGGGCTTCGTCAACCGCAGGATCCAGAGCATCGTCCACGGCGCCTTGCACAAGGCCGCCGCGGCGGCGCTGTGGACGGTCAAGGACCAGCCCAACAAGGCTTCCTCGACCAAGAGCCACAAGTTCGCCGCCGGCGCGGTCGGCGCGCTCGGCGGCTTCTTCGGCGCCGCCGGCCTGGCCGCGGAGCTGCCGGTATCGACCGTGGTGATGATGCGCGCGGTCGCCGACATCGCCCGCGCCGAAGGCTTTTCCCTGGCCGATCCCGAAGTGCAGGCGGCCTGCGTGGAAGTGTTCGCCTTCGGTGGCGGCAGCGACGAGGACGATGCTTCCGCTTCCGGCTATTACGCGGTGCGCACCGCGCTGGCCGAGGTCGGCCGGCAGGAACTGGCCGGCCTGGCCAGCCGTCGCGGCGCCCAGCACGCCACCCACGCTTACGCCAAGAAGCAGGCCACCGCCTGGATGAGCAAGCTGGTCGACGTGGTCGCGACCCGCTTCGGCGTGGTGGTCGGCGAAAAGACCGCCGCGCAGTTGGTGCCGGTGATCGGCGCGGCCACCGCGGCGACGATGAACGTGTTGTTCACCAATCACTACCAGGACATGGCGCGCGGCCATTTCATCGTCAAGCGCCTGGAACGCAAGTACGGCGCCGAGCGGGTCGCACGCGCCTACCAGCGCCAGCGCAGCGATCCGCTGCCGCTGCAGGCGCCGGCGAAGCCGCCGGCGGCGTTGCCGCCGCCGCGCGGGGACGATGCGGTGGGCGAGTGA
- a CDS encoding HAMP domain-containing sensor histidine kinase — translation MTEPSAPPRRRSSLGRRLLLGLLGYAVLVSAAVVIVQGLVVNEHAERLVWTSLMDTELEHFVERSRSDPDYRWTDTKALSLYDSATRPPPPALRALGPGVHDDIESDGVEHVVLVRDVDGRRLVLALDIDDMEHLEFDLALTIAGSAITTLLTLCLVIGWGVRRLVRPLTQVAQRIGGLQPDRAGQRIELPDSASSELVVIADAVNDYLARNDRFVVRERAFIDSASHELRTPIAVIAGSTELALAQPDLPAGARQQLARIHRTAREVEQLVSLLLALAKDPQRLASNGDRVALDQLLPELVEDHRHLCRDKDLRLALAPLPPCEIVAPLPIVQAAIGNLLRNAIENSDRGEIAIRLDADATVVIEDPGHGMSPEEISALYARVARDGREGGGIGLDLISRLCEHLGWRLRFDQAERGTRTTLSLRPG, via the coding sequence ATGACTGAACCGTCCGCTCCGCCGCGCCGGCGCAGCAGTCTGGGCCGGCGCCTGCTGCTCGGCCTGCTCGGCTATGCGGTGCTGGTCTCGGCCGCGGTGGTGATCGTGCAGGGCCTGGTGGTCAACGAGCACGCCGAACGGCTGGTGTGGACCTCGCTGATGGACACCGAGCTCGAGCATTTCGTCGAGCGCAGCCGCAGCGACCCTGATTACCGCTGGACCGACACCAAGGCCTTGAGCCTGTACGACAGCGCGACCCGACCGCCGCCGCCGGCGCTGCGCGCGCTCGGCCCCGGCGTGCACGACGACATCGAATCCGACGGCGTCGAACACGTGGTGCTGGTGCGCGACGTCGACGGCCGCAGGCTGGTGCTGGCGCTCGACATCGACGACATGGAGCACCTGGAGTTCGACCTGGCCCTGACCATCGCCGGCTCGGCGATCACCACCCTGCTGACCCTGTGCCTGGTGATCGGCTGGGGCGTGCGCCGGCTGGTGCGGCCGCTGACCCAGGTCGCCCAGCGCATCGGCGGCCTGCAACCCGACCGCGCCGGCCAGCGCATCGAACTGCCCGACTCGGCCAGTTCCGAGTTGGTGGTGATCGCCGACGCGGTCAACGACTATCTCGCCCGCAACGACCGCTTCGTGGTCCGCGAGCGCGCTTTCATCGACAGCGCCAGCCACGAGTTGCGCACCCCGATCGCGGTGATCGCCGGCTCCACCGAGCTGGCCCTGGCCCAGCCCGACCTGCCGGCCGGCGCGCGCCAGCAACTGGCGCGGATCCACCGCACCGCGCGCGAGGTCGAGCAGTTGGTGTCGCTGCTGCTGGCGCTGGCCAAGGACCCGCAACGCCTGGCGTCCAACGGCGACCGGGTGGCGCTGGACCAGTTGCTGCCGGAACTGGTCGAAGACCATCGCCACCTGTGCCGCGACAAGGACCTGCGCCTGGCGCTGGCGCCGCTGCCGCCGTGCGAGATCGTCGCGCCGCTGCCGATCGTGCAGGCGGCGATCGGCAATCTGTTGCGCAATGCGATCGAGAACAGCGACCGCGGCGAGATCGCGATCCGGCTCGACGCCGACGCCACGGTGGTGATCGAGGACCCGGGCCACGGCATGAGCCCGGAGGAGATCAGCGCGCTCTACGCCCGGGTCGCCCGCGACGGCCGCGAGGGCGGCGGGATCGGCCTGGACCTGATCTCGCGGCTGTGCGAACACCTGGGCTGGCGGCTGCGCTTCGATCAGGCCGAACGCGGCACGCGCACGACGCTGAGTTTGCGGCCGGGGTGA
- the gcvA gene encoding transcriptional regulator GcvA has protein sequence MSRPRLPPLGALRAFEAAARLASFKRAADELSVTPTAISHQIRLLEEQLGVRLFERQTRRVALTAEAALLYPVLRDGFDAFAEAVAAIAARRQRRALTLSATLSFTAKWLVPKVASFRAAQPQLDLRLHASDDPVDLAAGVADAAIRYGRGPYPGLVAERLIENRFAPVCNPRLGLRRPQDLREHALLHSEWRHPTADTPTWRNWCALAGVEGLDVEAGLRFTDESHAIQAAIAGHGVALLSLALVADDLAAGTLVQPFGAELALEGYPHWLVYPQGAPRAEVLALRDWLRAQAALA, from the coding sequence ATGAGCCGCCCCCGCCTGCCCCCGCTCGGCGCCCTGCGCGCGTTCGAAGCCGCCGCCCGCCTGGCCAGCTTCAAGCGCGCCGCCGACGAGCTGTCGGTAACCCCGACCGCGATCAGCCACCAGATCCGCCTGCTCGAAGAGCAACTGGGCGTGCGCCTGTTCGAACGTCAGACCCGGCGCGTGGCCCTGACCGCCGAGGCGGCCCTGCTCTATCCGGTGCTGCGCGACGGCTTCGACGCCTTCGCCGAGGCGGTCGCAGCGATCGCGGCGCGGCGGCAGCGGCGCGCGCTGACCCTGTCGGCGACGCTGTCGTTCACCGCCAAATGGCTGGTGCCGAAGGTGGCCTCGTTCCGCGCCGCGCAACCGCAGCTGGACCTGCGCCTGCACGCCTCCGACGATCCGGTCGACCTGGCCGCCGGGGTCGCCGACGCGGCGATCCGCTACGGCCGCGGCCCCTACCCCGGTCTGGTCGCCGAACGCCTGATCGAGAACCGTTTCGCCCCGGTGTGCAATCCGCGCCTGGGCTTGCGCCGGCCGCAGGACTTGCGCGAGCACGCGCTGCTGCATTCGGAATGGCGCCATCCCACCGCCGACACGCCGACCTGGCGCAACTGGTGCGCGCTGGCCGGCGTCGAAGGCCTGGACGTGGAGGCGGGGCTGCGCTTCACCGACGAGAGCCATGCCATCCAGGCCGCGATCGCCGGCCACGGCGTGGCCCTGCTCAGCCTGGCCCTGGTCGCCGACGACCTGGCCGCCGGCACCCTGGTGCAACCCTTCGGAGCCGAGTTGGCGCTGGAAGGCTATCCGCACTGGCTGGTGTACCCGCAAGGGGCGCCGCGCGCGGAAGTGCTGGCGCTGCGCGACTGGCTGCGCGCGCAGGCCGCGCTGGCCTAG